From Pseudomonas fluorescens, one genomic window encodes:
- a CDS encoding non-ribosomal peptide synthetase, translating into MSSIAIEGFRPALQQNAHWSHTDRRADALFLTFALPEGSDLARLQASLAQVLEQQEILRTRLLASPGMQQPVQVIAEQLQIDWREVADDLTPPALHRLLSEALVEASLAVAVIRGAALRACLAVPAANADHSTLQLLLNAWQAAYQGQPTDEEAVQFADFAEWQFEHLGSSDSDAGRAFWQRQQAADQYLIQHPFQRCEAMAPAQPSCLVQTPDAAFQDHIRSALAGLDASADALFGWCWALLLKRHLGQPQVLLGWAHDGRNSATANAFGPYGKSLPLRLEPDDQDDLAKALAAFAQVLEQARTWQEEWPALTPDTPFGFRLRQPLASAWPVLAVQGERCAHSLLLEVLDQPEGFSFQLHYDASRLDADAAGLLLDQFISLCQQASAASQQALGESSGISAAHQAWLAALNHTEVQQPTPALLHQLFEQQVAVRPEAIAVSHGEAQLSYQALETRANQLAHQLRNAGLAPGQAVGLFMGRSLEAIVGILGILKAGGAYLPLDPSYPAERLSDMLEQTRATLLLSLSSLESRLPQGDYSTLWLDRLAEQDLPVQRPAPVTDSDSLAYLIFTSGSTGRPKGVMVSHRNAVHSTSARLLAYKEPLQAFLLVSGLAFDSSVAGLFWTLTQGGQLCLPQDDQVQDALALGRLIAARQVSHTLMLPSLYGQVLEQAADQLGSLRCAIVAGEACPASLARQHQQLCAQAQLYNEYGPTEGTVWCSYYRARGDEQGVLPIGKAIANMQVYVLDAHLRPVAAGVSGEIYLSGAGITQGYLGRADLSAERFLDNPLNPGAGRLYRSGDLGRVNAQGDIEFLGRIDDQVKIRGFRIELGEIEARLLTHPGVREAAVVARANELGDTELIAYVVARDVCPGAIALQAHLGLHMPEHMVPKTYVMLSAFPLTPNGKLDRKALPAPVRERQASYRAPRNEREASLAALWAEVLGVEQVGLDDNFFELGGHSLTATRLVSRLRSSLGIEVPVRALFQHSTLGAFVEQALPKAVASTLPAITPQRRDTPLPLSFAQERLWLFDRLHPGSTTYNVPEAVRLRGALDLPALEHSFSVLLQRHESLRTTFVLTTAGPAQQVQVAEDFALSLIDLSRLPVAQRDLRLQQELQTQAAQRFDLERGPLLRAGVVRLAADEHVLWLTLHHIAFDGWSMRVFTRELIALYSAFSSGQPSPLAEPQLQYADFAQWQRRELSPAALKPQLDFWLHHLGEDHSLLQLPCMLPRPALPSHRGAEHSLVFDPPLSQALHAYSREQGCTLFMTLLTAFNVLLAGHSQQSAIRIGIPIANRHHHELEGLVGFFVNTLALRTDLSGNPQFDSLLHQVRDNLLHAHANQDLPFEQLLQALPGAQQHGVPLIQVMFDLHQERNLRSSAFGNLSIEPLKEDHGKRSTLFDLMLDVSEREEGLIATFTYSTDLFQPASIEALGEDLRTLLEALPGQPAASFETLVQRLQPQPVAQTGQPEPARQQVAALVCEVLELEVLDEQAQFFEVGGSSLKAVLLCARVHQLWGTQVPAHLVFLNPRLGDLLNILSRYRHASV; encoded by the coding sequence ATGTCCAGCATCGCCATCGAGGGCTTTCGCCCCGCCCTGCAACAAAATGCCCACTGGTCCCACACTGACCGGCGCGCCGACGCTCTGTTCCTGACCTTCGCCCTGCCCGAGGGCAGCGACCTTGCACGCTTGCAGGCGAGCCTGGCGCAGGTGCTGGAACAGCAGGAAATTCTCCGCACCCGACTGCTGGCTAGCCCGGGCATGCAGCAGCCGGTGCAGGTCATCGCCGAACAGTTGCAGATCGACTGGCGTGAAGTTGCCGACGATCTGACGCCGCCGGCACTGCACCGTTTGCTCAGCGAAGCGCTCGTGGAGGCCAGCCTGGCCGTTGCCGTCATTCGTGGCGCAGCGCTGCGGGCCTGCCTGGCGGTGCCGGCCGCCAACGCCGACCACAGCACCCTGCAACTGCTGCTCAACGCCTGGCAGGCGGCGTACCAGGGCCAGCCAACAGACGAGGAAGCGGTGCAATTCGCCGACTTCGCCGAGTGGCAATTCGAACACCTGGGCAGCAGCGACAGCGACGCCGGACGAGCCTTCTGGCAGCGCCAGCAAGCCGCCGACCAGTACCTGATCCAACACCCGTTTCAGCGCTGCGAAGCAATGGCGCCGGCACAGCCGAGCTGCCTGGTACAGACCCCGGACGCAGCGTTTCAGGATCACATCCGCAGCGCCCTTGCCGGCCTCGACGCTTCGGCTGACGCGCTGTTCGGCTGGTGCTGGGCACTGTTACTCAAACGGCATCTGGGGCAGCCGCAGGTGTTGCTGGGCTGGGCGCACGATGGTCGTAACAGCGCCACGGCGAACGCCTTCGGCCCTTACGGCAAGTCCTTGCCGCTGCGCCTGGAGCCGGATGATCAGGACGATTTGGCCAAGGCCCTGGCGGCATTCGCGCAGGTGCTTGAGCAGGCCCGCACCTGGCAAGAAGAGTGGCCGGCCCTGACGCCGGACACGCCGTTCGGCTTCCGCCTGCGCCAGCCGCTGGCCTCGGCCTGGCCGGTACTCGCGGTGCAAGGTGAACGCTGTGCGCATTCGCTGCTGCTGGAAGTACTGGATCAGCCCGAAGGCTTCAGCTTCCAGCTGCACTACGATGCCAGCCGCCTCGACGCCGATGCCGCCGGACTGTTGCTCGACCAGTTCATCAGCCTCTGCCAGCAGGCCAGCGCCGCCAGTCAGCAAGCATTGGGCGAATCCTCAGGCATCAGTGCCGCGCATCAGGCCTGGCTCGCGGCGCTCAACCACACCGAGGTGCAGCAGCCAACGCCGGCACTGCTGCACCAGTTATTCGAACAGCAGGTCGCTGTCCGCCCCGAGGCCATTGCGGTCAGCCACGGCGAGGCGCAACTGAGCTACCAGGCGCTGGAGACACGGGCCAATCAACTGGCGCACCAACTGCGCAACGCCGGCCTTGCACCGGGTCAGGCCGTCGGTCTGTTTATGGGCCGCAGCCTTGAGGCGATCGTCGGCATTCTCGGCATTCTCAAGGCCGGTGGCGCCTACCTGCCGCTGGACCCGAGCTACCCGGCCGAGCGCCTGAGCGACATGCTCGAGCAGACCCGCGCGACCCTGTTGCTGAGCCTGAGCAGCCTTGAAAGCCGCCTGCCCCAAGGCGACTACAGCACCCTGTGGCTCGACCGTCTCGCCGAGCAGGACCTGCCCGTGCAGCGTCCCGCGCCGGTGACCGACAGTGACAGCCTGGCCTACCTGATTTTCACCTCCGGCTCCACCGGCCGGCCCAAGGGCGTGATGGTCTCGCACCGCAACGCCGTGCACTCGACCTCGGCGCGCCTGCTCGCCTACAAGGAACCGCTGCAGGCGTTCCTGCTGGTGTCGGGGCTGGCGTTCGACAGTTCGGTGGCCGGGCTGTTCTGGACCCTGACCCAGGGCGGGCAACTGTGCCTGCCGCAGGACGATCAGGTGCAGGACGCCCTGGCCCTGGGCCGCTTGATCGCCGCCCGGCAGGTCAGCCACACGCTGATGCTGCCGTCGCTCTACGGGCAAGTGCTGGAACAGGCCGCCGACCAACTGGGCAGCCTGCGTTGCGCCATCGTCGCCGGTGAAGCCTGCCCGGCCAGCCTGGCCCGCCAGCACCAGCAGCTGTGCGCCCAGGCGCAGTTGTACAACGAGTACGGCCCGACCGAGGGCACCGTGTGGTGCAGCTATTACCGCGCCCGTGGTGACGAACAGGGCGTGCTGCCGATCGGCAAGGCGATCGCCAACATGCAGGTGTACGTGCTCGACGCCCACTTGCGCCCGGTGGCGGCTGGAGTCAGCGGCGAAATCTACCTCAGTGGCGCCGGCATCACCCAGGGCTACCTGGGCCGCGCGGACCTGAGCGCCGAGCGCTTCCTCGACAACCCGCTGAACCCAGGCGCCGGCCGTCTCTATCGCAGCGGCGACCTCGGGCGGGTCAACGCCCAGGGCGACATTGAATTCCTCGGACGCATCGACGACCAGGTGAAGATTCGCGGTTTCCGTATCGAACTGGGCGAGATCGAAGCGCGCCTGCTGACCCATCCCGGGGTGCGCGAGGCCGCCGTGGTCGCCCGCGCCAACGAGCTCGGCGACACTGAGCTGATCGCCTACGTGGTGGCCCGTGACGTCTGCCCGGGGGCCATCGCCTTGCAAGCGCACCTCGGCCTGCACATGCCCGAGCACATGGTGCCGAAGACCTACGTGATGCTCAGTGCCTTCCCGCTGACACCCAACGGCAAGCTGGACCGCAAAGCCCTGCCGGCTCCGGTGCGCGAGCGCCAGGCCAGCTACCGGGCGCCGCGCAACGAACGCGAAGCCTCGCTGGCGGCGCTGTGGGCCGAGGTGCTGGGGGTGGAACAGGTGGGCCTCGACGATAACTTCTTCGAGCTCGGCGGCCATTCGCTGACCGCCACCCGGCTGGTCTCGCGCCTGCGTAGCAGCCTGGGTATCGAGGTGCCGGTGCGGGCGCTGTTCCAGCACTCGACCCTCGGCGCGTTCGTCGAACAAGCTCTGCCGAAGGCCGTGGCCTCGACGCTGCCCGCGATCACCCCGCAGCGTCGCGATACGCCCCTGCCGCTGTCGTTCGCTCAGGAACGCCTGTGGTTGTTCGACCGCTTGCATCCGGGCAGCACCACTTACAACGTGCCTGAAGCCGTACGACTGCGAGGTGCGCTCGACCTGCCGGCCCTGGAGCACAGTTTCAGCGTGCTGCTGCAGCGCCACGAAAGCCTGCGCACCACCTTCGTCCTCACGACCGCCGGGCCGGCGCAGCAGGTACAGGTGGCCGAGGACTTTGCCTTGAGCCTGATCGACCTCAGCCGCTTGCCCGTCGCCCAACGCGACCTGCGCCTGCAACAGGAACTGCAGACCCAGGCCGCGCAGCGCTTCGATCTCGAGCGCGGACCGCTGCTGCGGGCGGGCGTGGTGCGACTGGCGGCGGACGAACATGTGCTGTGGCTGACCCTGCACCATATCGCCTTCGATGGCTGGTCGATGCGCGTGTTCACCCGCGAGCTGATCGCGCTGTACAGCGCCTTCAGCAGCGGCCAACCCTCGCCGCTGGCCGAGCCACAGCTGCAATACGCCGACTTCGCTCAATGGCAGCGCCGTGAACTGAGCCCGGCGGCCCTCAAGCCGCAACTGGACTTCTGGCTGCACCACCTGGGCGAGGACCACAGCCTGCTGCAACTGCCCTGCATGCTGCCGCGCCCGGCCCTGCCCAGCCATCGCGGCGCCGAGCACAGCCTGGTGTTCGACCCGCCGTTGAGCCAGGCCTTGCACGCCTACAGCCGCGAACAGGGCTGCACGCTGTTCATGACCCTGCTGACTGCGTTCAACGTGTTGCTGGCCGGCCACAGCCAGCAGTCGGCGATCCGCATCGGCATCCCGATTGCCAACCGGCATCACCATGAGCTGGAGGGGTTGGTGGGCTTCTTCGTCAACACCCTGGCGCTGCGCACCGACCTGTCTGGCAACCCGCAGTTCGACAGTCTGCTGCACCAAGTCCGCGACAACCTGCTGCATGCCCATGCCAATCAGGACCTGCCGTTCGAGCAATTGCTGCAGGCCCTGCCAGGCGCCCAGCAGCACGGTGTGCCGCTGATCCAGGTGATGTTCGACCTGCATCAGGAGCGAAACTTGCGCTCGTCGGCGTTCGGCAACCTGAGCATCGAGCCGCTGAAGGAAGACCATGGCAAGCGCAGCACGCTGTTCGACCTGATGCTGGATGTCAGCGAGCGCGAAGAGGGCTTGATCGCCACCTTCACCTACAGCACTGACCTGTTCCAGCCGGCCAGCATCGAGGCCTTGGGCGAGGATCTGCGGACCCTGCTCGAAGCCCTTCCCGGCCAGCCGGCGGCGTCGTTCGAGACGCTGGTGCAACGCTTGCAGCCACAGCCCGTGGCGCAGACCGGACAACCTGAGCCGGCCCGCCAACAGGTGGCGGCGCTGGTGTGCGAAGTGTTGGAACTGGAGGTGCTGGATGAGCAGGCGCAATTCTTCGAAGTCGGCGGAAGTTCACTCAAGGCCGTGCTGCTGTGCGCGCGAGTGCACCAGTTGTGGGGTACCCAGGTACCGGCGCACCTGGTGTTCCTCAACCCACGGTTGGGCGACCTGCTAAACATACTGAGCCGCTACCGCCACGCCAGCGTTTGA
- a CDS encoding TauD/TfdA family dioxygenase, producing MNGPAIAKLGGMRRKPIRVDEDSLVRFTPLNPDSVYTAVCQPTRPGISLVAWAQANRELIERKLLEHGALLFRDFQVDTAQAFDDCISALSGGALEYKFRASPRTQVDPRLNIYTSTDYPKDQRIFPHNEHSYSPVFPLKIFLWCDIAPLSRGETPIGDTRAITRAIDPEIRERFARLGIMYVRNYGDGFGLPWQTVFQTDDRAQVDAYCAGVGIHTEWKADGRLRTRQVGPALVQHPRTGETLWFNHATFFHVSTLPASVRDALQADFADDDLPQNTFYGDGSPIEPPVLEHLRGLYLQHMTEFPWRHGDVLLLDNMLSVHARNEYDSPRRILVSMAEALNSQDVALKP from the coding sequence ATGAATGGCCCCGCGATTGCCAAGCTCGGCGGCATGCGCCGCAAACCGATCCGTGTGGATGAAGATTCGCTGGTGCGTTTCACGCCGCTCAATCCAGACAGCGTCTACACCGCCGTCTGCCAACCCACACGCCCCGGCATCAGCCTGGTGGCGTGGGCCCAGGCCAACCGCGAACTGATCGAGCGCAAGCTGCTCGAGCATGGCGCGCTGCTGTTTCGCGACTTCCAGGTCGACACCGCCCAGGCCTTCGACGACTGCATCAGCGCGCTGTCCGGCGGTGCCCTGGAGTACAAATTCCGCGCCTCGCCACGCACCCAGGTCGACCCACGCCTGAACATCTATACCTCCACCGACTACCCCAAGGACCAGCGGATTTTCCCCCACAACGAACACTCCTACTCGCCGGTGTTCCCACTGAAAATCTTCCTGTGGTGCGATATCGCGCCGCTGTCGCGGGGCGAAACCCCGATCGGCGACACCCGGGCCATTACCCGCGCCATCGACCCCGAGATTCGCGAGCGCTTCGCCCGCCTGGGCATCATGTACGTGCGCAACTACGGTGACGGTTTCGGCCTGCCCTGGCAGACCGTGTTTCAGACCGACGACCGCGCCCAGGTGGATGCCTACTGCGCCGGCGTCGGTATCCACACCGAATGGAAAGCCGACGGTCGCCTGCGCACCCGCCAGGTCGGCCCGGCCCTGGTGCAGCACCCGCGTACCGGCGAGACGTTGTGGTTCAACCACGCCACGTTCTTCCATGTCAGCACCCTGCCGGCGAGCGTGCGCGATGCGCTGCAGGCCGACTTTGCCGACGACGACTTGCCGCAGAACACCTTCTATGGCGACGGCAGCCCGATCGAGCCGCCAGTGCTGGAGCACCTGCGTGGCCTCTACCTGCAGCACATGACCGAGTTCCCCTGGCGCCACGGCGACGTGTTGCTGCTGGACAACATGCTCTCGGTGCATGCCCGCAATGAATACGACAGCCCTAGACGCATCCTTGTGTCGATGGCTGAAGCCCTGAACAGCCAGGATGTGGCGCTCAAGCCCTGA
- a CDS encoding non-ribosomal peptide synthetase: MQLDPQQLAERIARLAPEKRQAFAAALAAQGYALSRLPIVAASEPGPHPLSWAQQRLWFLHCLDPQSGAYNMPAALRLRGSLDSAALQRSFDQLIARHAILRSTFDEVSGQPRQTVHASLPMPLTRADLSSIPAEQRAMRLQQLIDSESNRPFDLSQAPLRGLLAQLDVDEHVLILNAQHIVADGWSLGILVKELTALYSAALQGRDSDLPALPIQYHDYAVWQQTGHSDSALAPELAYWREQLGEVHPTLELPTDHPRPRHPSGRASRQQLRIDAPLCKALRELAQARGTSLFSVLLSAFNVLLYRLSGQTDLRVGVPVANRTRVETEGLIGCFINTLVMRCQLDGKQPFGTVLDQVEQSRRQALAHQQLPFERLVQALEPERQLQHSPLFQVMFNLLDGQTPRRLALPGLEVDEIERNQVSAQFDLVLTVVERADALELTLTGNADLFEPATLAGHGASYASLLQSLVQAPESCIAQLPLCSAAQQQRLLADCQASLVLEPTPQLVHLRLAAQAAAQPERIALIHDDSSWSYATLQQRADLISRHLLALDLPAEARIGLCLPRGLDIVAAVFGTLNAGLTFVPLDPQFPSERLAHMIDDADIRLVLVAPETAAIMAPYQRPCLDVTGLDADAAALAGVPSSRAVHREQLAYVIYTSGSTGKPKGVAITHRSLAGYTEVARTYYGVEADDRVLQFSTFNFDGFVDQLFPPLMCGAALVVRGPELWDSREFHGRLYRHRITVAACLTTAYWFQLAQDFAQQPYAAYGELRLVSVGGEAMPSAGVDAWRKAGLAPVRLLNIYGPTEITVVSSIQDCSALLARGPLPLQLPIGAPLRGRAYYLLDRDDNLAPPGVPGELCIGGELLARGYHDVPGLTAERFCPDPYGPPGSRMYRTGDLARRLDDGTYEYLGRIDQQVKLRGFRVELSEIESHLRSHPNVRQALALVREDRPGDRRLVAYLVSHDQPVEAAELRQHLAAHLPDYMLPSAFVSLAQMPMTPGGKLNRAALPVPDYSVQGSSQRAPQSAREEQMLALWQEVLGQQAIAMDDNFFAMGGHSLLAAQLMARIRLTLKLELPLHCLFEAPTIAQLATLLDDANADQQAPIGLAALPADGRRLLSHAQQGMWLVQAMQPDSPAYLIPSAARLLGRLDLGALQQAFQILSLRHEALRSSFHEEDGTLHVQVQDAIELPLDLHDLSQLPQAEQEASARQLLIELATRPIDLRQAPLLRLHLLRLDAEQHLLLLVMHHIVSDGWSMGVLVRELSQLYSAALNGETAPLPALAVQYSDYAAWQREQLDTSARQQHLDYWRQALGDPLPPLELISYRPRPSVLGGQGARLAFQIDAGPAQALKQLCLSHGATLFMGLLGVLQLSLYLHSNRTQAVIGTDVANRERSETEGLVGFFINQLALRGDVGGDPSFNALLQRLRPQVLDAFSHQALPFNTLVEALNPARSLAYNPLFQVKLVLQNQPDSALEMPGLRVLPERIEHGQSQLDLHLSIEESRGGLACTLKYNTELFDGHSAEAFAGAFSRLLEQVVSDPERPIEALIQPLRALLLEQRLQHLSARSEQSLARLGSSRRRTRITIDSMEG, from the coding sequence ATGCAACTCGACCCCCAACAACTGGCCGAGCGGATTGCCAGGCTCGCCCCGGAAAAACGCCAGGCCTTCGCCGCCGCCCTCGCCGCTCAAGGCTACGCCCTCAGCCGCCTGCCGATCGTTGCCGCCAGCGAGCCCGGCCCGCACCCGCTGTCGTGGGCGCAGCAGCGCCTGTGGTTCCTGCACTGCCTGGACCCGCAGAGCGGCGCCTACAACATGCCGGCGGCACTGCGCCTGCGCGGCAGCCTGGACAGCGCCGCGCTACAACGCAGCTTCGACCAGTTGATCGCCCGGCACGCGATTCTGCGCAGCACCTTCGATGAAGTCAGCGGCCAACCGCGCCAGACGGTGCACGCCTCGCTGCCAATGCCCCTGACCCGGGCGGACCTCTCATCGATACCCGCCGAGCAACGCGCCATGCGCCTGCAACAGCTGATCGACAGCGAAAGCAATCGGCCCTTCGACCTGAGCCAGGCACCGCTGCGTGGCCTGCTGGCGCAGCTCGACGTCGACGAGCATGTGCTGATCCTCAACGCCCAGCACATCGTCGCCGACGGCTGGTCGCTGGGCATTCTGGTCAAGGAGCTGACCGCGCTCTACAGCGCCGCCCTACAAGGCCGCGACAGCGACCTGCCGGCCTTGCCGATTCAGTACCACGACTACGCCGTCTGGCAGCAGACCGGCCACAGTGACAGCGCCCTGGCGCCGGAGCTGGCGTACTGGCGTGAGCAATTGGGCGAGGTCCATCCCACCCTGGAATTGCCCACCGACCACCCGCGCCCCCGGCATCCGAGCGGGCGCGCCAGCCGTCAGCAACTGCGCATTGACGCGCCGCTGTGCAAGGCCCTGCGCGAGCTGGCCCAGGCCCGTGGCACCTCGCTGTTCAGCGTGCTGTTGAGCGCCTTCAATGTGCTGCTGTACCGCCTCAGCGGGCAGACTGACCTGCGCGTCGGCGTGCCGGTGGCCAACCGCACCCGGGTCGAGACCGAAGGGCTGATCGGCTGTTTTATCAACACCCTGGTCATGCGCTGCCAACTCGACGGTAAGCAGCCATTCGGCACCGTGCTGGACCAGGTCGAACAGAGCCGCCGCCAGGCACTGGCCCACCAGCAGTTGCCGTTCGAGCGCCTGGTGCAAGCCCTGGAGCCCGAGCGCCAGCTGCAGCATTCGCCGCTGTTCCAGGTGATGTTCAACCTGCTTGACGGCCAGACCCCACGCCGCCTGGCGTTGCCAGGGCTGGAAGTCGACGAGATCGAACGCAACCAGGTCAGCGCGCAGTTCGACCTGGTGCTCACCGTGGTCGAACGGGCGGACGCGCTGGAACTGACCCTCACCGGCAACGCCGACCTGTTCGAGCCTGCCACCCTCGCCGGCCACGGCGCCAGCTATGCCAGCTTGCTGCAAAGCCTGGTCCAGGCGCCGGAAAGCTGCATCGCCCAACTGCCGCTGTGCAGTGCCGCACAACAGCAACGGCTATTGGCCGACTGCCAGGCGTCGCTGGTCCTCGAGCCGACGCCGCAACTGGTGCACCTGCGCCTCGCCGCGCAAGCGGCGGCACAGCCTGAGCGCATTGCGCTGATCCATGACGACAGCAGTTGGAGCTACGCCACCCTGCAGCAGCGCGCCGACTTGATCAGCCGCCACCTGCTGGCGCTGGACCTGCCCGCCGAAGCGCGCATCGGCCTGTGCCTGCCGCGCGGCCTGGACATTGTCGCGGCGGTATTCGGCACGCTGAATGCTGGCCTGACTTTCGTGCCGCTGGACCCGCAGTTCCCCAGCGAGCGCCTGGCCCACATGATCGACGACGCCGACATCCGCCTGGTGCTGGTGGCCCCGGAGACCGCAGCGATCATGGCGCCGTACCAGCGCCCGTGCCTCGACGTCACCGGCCTGGACGCCGACGCCGCAGCGCTGGCCGGGGTGCCGAGCAGCCGTGCGGTGCATCGCGAACAACTGGCCTATGTCATCTACACCTCCGGCTCCACCGGCAAGCCCAAGGGCGTGGCGATCACCCATCGTTCGCTGGCCGGCTACACCGAAGTCGCGCGCACCTACTACGGCGTCGAGGCCGATGATCGGGTGCTGCAGTTCTCGACCTTCAACTTCGATGGTTTCGTCGATCAGCTATTCCCACCACTGATGTGCGGCGCGGCCCTGGTGGTGCGCGGCCCCGAGCTGTGGGACAGCCGCGAGTTCCATGGGCGACTGTATCGCCACCGGATCACCGTCGCCGCCTGCCTGACCACCGCCTATTGGTTCCAGCTGGCCCAGGATTTCGCCCAGCAACCGTACGCGGCCTACGGCGAATTGCGCCTGGTCAGCGTCGGCGGCGAAGCCATGCCCAGCGCCGGGGTGGACGCCTGGCGCAAGGCCGGCCTGGCCCCGGTGCGCCTGCTGAACATCTACGGCCCCACGGAAATCACCGTGGTCTCGAGCATCCAGGACTGCAGCGCGCTGCTGGCCCGCGGGCCACTGCCGCTGCAACTGCCGATCGGCGCACCGCTGCGGGGTCGCGCCTATTACCTGCTGGACCGCGACGACAACCTGGCGCCGCCGGGCGTTCCGGGCGAGCTGTGCATCGGTGGCGAGCTGCTTGCGCGCGGTTACCACGATGTGCCCGGCCTGACCGCCGAGCGCTTTTGCCCCGATCCGTACGGCCCACCCGGCAGCCGGATGTATCGCACCGGCGACCTGGCGCGGCGCCTGGACGACGGCACCTACGAGTACCTGGGGCGGATCGACCAGCAGGTCAAACTGCGCGGTTTTCGGGTCGAGCTCAGCGAAATCGAGTCGCACCTGCGCAGCCACCCGAACGTCCGCCAGGCCCTGGCGCTGGTGCGCGAAGACCGTCCCGGCGACCGCCGACTGGTGGCCTACCTGGTGTCGCACGACCAGCCGGTGGAGGCCGCCGAACTGCGCCAGCACCTGGCCGCCCACTTGCCCGACTATATGCTGCCCTCGGCGTTCGTGAGCTTGGCGCAGATGCCCATGACCCCTGGCGGCAAACTCAACCGCGCGGCCCTGCCGGTGCCCGACTACAGCGTTCAGGGCAGCAGCCAGCGCGCGCCGCAAAGCGCCCGTGAAGAGCAGATGCTGGCGCTCTGGCAAGAGGTCCTCGGCCAGCAGGCAATCGCCATGGATGACAACTTCTTCGCCATGGGTGGCCACTCGCTGCTGGCCGCGCAACTGATGGCGCGCATTCGCCTGACGCTGAAGCTTGAGCTGCCACTGCACTGCCTGTTCGAGGCGCCGACCATCGCCCAACTGGCCACCCTGCTGGACGACGCCAACGCTGACCAGCAGGCGCCGATCGGCCTCGCCGCGCTGCCCGCCGACGGCCGTCGCCTGCTGTCCCATGCCCAACAGGGCATGTGGCTGGTGCAGGCGATGCAGCCCGACAGCCCGGCCTATCTGATCCCCAGCGCCGCCCGGCTGCTGGGCCGGCTTGACCTTGGCGCTTTGCAGCAGGCGTTCCAGATCCTCAGCCTGCGCCACGAGGCGCTGCGCAGCAGCTTCCACGAAGAGGACGGCACACTGCATGTGCAGGTACAGGACGCCATCGAGCTGCCGCTGGACCTGCATGACCTCAGCCAGCTACCCCAGGCCGAGCAGGAGGCCAGCGCCCGACAGTTGCTGATCGAACTGGCGACGCGGCCGATCGACCTGCGCCAGGCACCGCTGCTGCGCCTGCATCTGCTGCGCTTGGACGCTGAGCAACACCTGCTGTTGCTGGTGATGCACCACATCGTTTCCGATGGCTGGTCGATGGGCGTGCTGGTGCGCGAACTTAGCCAGCTCTACAGCGCCGCCCTGAATGGCGAAACCGCGCCCTTGCCGGCACTGGCGGTGCAATACAGCGACTATGCCGCCTGGCAACGCGAACAGCTCGACACCAGCGCCCGCCAACAGCACCTGGATTACTGGCGTCAGGCACTGGGCGACCCCCTGCCACCGCTCGAGCTGATCAGCTACCGGCCGCGACCGTCGGTGCTCGGCGGCCAGGGCGCACGCTTGGCGTTCCAGATCGACGCCGGCCCTGCCCAGGCGCTGAAACAGCTGTGCCTGAGCCATGGCGCCACTCTGTTCATGGGCTTGCTCGGAGTGCTGCAACTGAGCCTGTACCTGCACAGCAACCGCACCCAGGCGGTGATCGGCACCGACGTGGCCAACCGCGAACGCAGCGAGACCGAAGGCCTGGTGGGCTTTTTCATCAACCAATTGGCGCTGCGAGGCGACGTTGGCGGCGACCCCAGCTTCAACGCCCTGCTGCAACGCCTGCGGCCTCAGGTGCTGGATGCGTTCAGCCATCAGGCACTGCCCTTCAACACCCTGGTGGAAGCCCTCAACCCTGCGCGCAGCCTGGCCTATAACCCGTTGTTCCAGGTCAAGCTGGTGCTGCAGAACCAACCCGACAGCGCTCTCGAAATGCCGGGCCTGAGGGTGTTGCCGGAACGTATCGAGCACGGTCAATCGCAATTGGACCTGCACCTGAGCATCGAGGAATCCCGGGGCGGCCTGGCCTGCACCCTGAAGTACAACACCGAGCTGTTCGACGGGCACAGCGCCGAGGCCTTTGCCGGAGCGTTCAGCCGCCTGCTCGAGCAGGTGGTCAGCGACCCCGAGCGGCCAATCGAAGCGCTGATCCAGCCGCTGCGCGCGCTGCTTCTCGAACAACGCCTGCAGCACTTGAGCGCGCGTAGCGAACAGAGCCTGGCCCGTCTGGGCAGCAGCCGTCGCCGCACCCGCATCACCATCGACTCTATGGAGGGATAA